ACTTCGCCTCGGCGCGCGCGGTGGGCCTGGAGGCCGAGGGTGAGTGGCGCCCCTTCCCCTGGGTGGCCGGGGCGTTCAGCTACACCCTGCTCGTGTCGCGCAACCTCCGGGATGATCCGCGGTACTTCCTCAAGGAGCTGCCCTACCGGCCCCGCCACAAGCTGAGCGTCCGCGCCTCGGGAGGCCCGCGCTGGCTCACCGGCCGCGTGGAGGTGGCCACGCAGGCCGCGCAGTTCGTCAACCGCACCGAGGAAGCGGTGCTGCCCGGGAGGACCTTCCTCCACGCGGGCCTCTCCAGCACCTTCGGCCGGACGCCCGAGCTGACCGTGTCGCTGGAACTCAAGAACCTCCTCGACGCCCAGGCCGAGGATCTCGACGGTTACCCCCTGCCCGGCCGGGCCGCCTACGTGACGGTGGCGGCCTCGTTCGGCGGCTCCTCGAAAAGGACCCACACCCCATGAACGTCCACGAAGCGATGGTGCGGAGGACGCCCCGGCCGTGGGCCCTGGTGGCGGTACTCGCGGGGGTGCTGGCGGGCTGCCCGGACCAGGGGGCGGAGTGCGGTGAGGGCCTCTCGCTGTGCGGCTCGGAGTGCGTGGACCTCACCAGCGAGCCTCAGCACTGCGGCGCGTGTGGCGTCACGTGTGGCCGGGCGGGCGTGTGCATAGCCTCGGCCTGCCAGTGCGGACCCGGGGCCACGCTGTGCGGCGGCCAATGTGTCCTCACCGCTTCGGATGCGGCCCACTGCGGGGGCTGCGGGGGGGCCTGTGCCGCGGGCCAGGTCTGCGAAGCGGGCCAATGCCAGGCGGCCTGTACCGGGGCCACTTCCACGCGCTGCGGGGATGGGTGCGTGGACCTCCAGGTGGATCCTTATTACTGCGGCACCTGTGACACCGCCTGCGGGGGCGCGAAGAGCTGTCGCACGGGCGTGTGCACCTATGACGTCGTCGCCGCGTGCTTCAACACGGGGCAGGTGGTGGGCCTCCAGGCGGGCACGGACCTCAAGGGGCCCAACGTGGCGGTGGGGGAGCGCCCCCAGACCGTGACGCGGATGCAGGACGTGCTGCTGGTGCTCGACGCGGCGAAGCGGCTGCGCGAGGCGCGGCTGTCGGACTACGGCACCCTGGCCGAGGCCCCCGAGACGGGCAATGCCCCCAACCAGGTGCTCGTGGACGAGCCCTTCGTCTACGTCATCAACTCCACGAGCAACACGCTGCTGGTGCTGCGGCGCCGGGCCGAGCCCTTGGCCCAGCCGCAGGGCGGAACGCGCTTTCCCAACGGCCTGGGGCTGACGCCGGTGGCCAGCGTGGACTTCGGGGCCAACACCAACCCCTACGCGATGGCGAAGCTCGGCACGGACCTCTGGGTGACGCTGTACGGCAACCTGGGCGGGGATGTCTCGGCCGGAGGGCGGCTGGCGCGGGTGAGCGTGGAGAACCCGCTGGCCCCCGTGCTGGAGCCCAACCCCATCGTGCTTCCCGCCGAAGCCTTCCCCGGTGGCACCGCCGAGTCCACGCCCACGGGCATCGCCGTCCACCAGGGCAGCCTCTACATCGCCCTCAACAACCTGGACCCGGCGACGTACCGCCCGGGAGGGCCCGGCCGCCTGGCGAAGGTGAACCCTCGGACGCGCCAGGTGTCCCCGGTGGCGCTGGGGGACGGGTGCCTGAACGCGGGCTGGCTGGCCTCCCTGGGGGACCGGCTGCTGGTGAGCTGTGGCGGCCATGCCGTCTACGACAGCGACTTCAACCTCACGGCGGTGGAGAAGACGGGGCTGGTGCTGCTCGATGCCCAGGATACCGTCGTCTCGACCTACACGCTCGCGTGCCCGCCGGGGGCCACGGACTGCCCGTTGTCCTCCGCGGGGCGCTTCGCCGTGGTGGGCTCCCGTGCCTACCTGGGGGACAACAACGCGGGCCGCGTCTTCGTCATCGAAGCGGTGGGCAACCAGCTCATCGAGCGGCGCGGCCCCGGTTCCGGCGCCCAACCCCCCATTCTGGCCTGTCCGAGCCATGACTTCTCCCTGGTAGGAGATGTCGTCGCCCTGCCGTAGGAGCTTCTGCATGAGGACCCCCTTCATCCCGCTGTGCTTGCTCGCCGTGCTGAGCCTCTCCGGGCCGGTGGAGGCCGCCGCGCCGTCCCCGGCGCCCCGCTTCCTGGGCCCGAAGCGCGAGGGCCCGGCGCGGCGCGTGGTGACGCTCGCCCCCTCGCTGACGGAGATGGTGCTCGCCATGGGGGCGGGCGGCACGCTCGTGGGGGTCTCCCGCTTCGATGAGGACAAGGCCGTGGCGGCGCTGCCCCGCGTGGGGGGCTTCGTGGACCCGTCCGTGGAGGCCGTCGTGGCGCTCAAGCCGGACCTCATCCTGGTGCAGCCCGGGCCGGGCAACCAGCGGCCGGTGGAGCGGATGGCGGAGCTGGGCGTGCCCGTGCTGCTCTTGCCCCTGCACTCCGTGGGGGACACGCTCGCCGCGTTGCGCGCGGTGGGCCAGGCCCTGGGCCAGCCGAAGGAGGCCGAAGCGCTCATCTCCCGCTTCGAGGCCACGCGGGCCCGCATCCGCGCGGCGGCGAAGACGCTGCCCCCGCGCCGGGTGCTGCTCGTCTATGGCTTCGAGCCGCTCGTCGTGGCGGGCCCGGGCTCCTTCGCGCACGAACTGCTGGGGGATGTGGGAGCCCTCAACGTCGCGGCGGACGCGGGCTCCGCCTACCCGGTGTACTCCGTGGAGCGCGTGGTGCGGGCCCGGCCCGAGGTGGTGGTGGACGCGGCCCACGTGGACGTGGGCAAGGACAAGCTCCAGGCGCTGCCGGGGCTGGCCTCGGCGCGCTGGGTGGAGATGCCTTCGTTGGCGCTCCTACAACCGGGGCCCTCGCTGGGAAAGGGGTTGGAGGAGCTGTTCGGTCTGGTGCATCCCGGGGCTGCCGGACGCTGAGCCGCTTCCGGCACGGAAAGACAGGGATTAGATGCTAGGCCGAGCGTTCTCCTCACCGGAGTGCATCCATGGACCGTCGTTCCGCGTCGCTCCTCCTTCTCGCGGGTCTCCTCGTTGGGGCCCTGTCGGCCTTCCTGTTGCCCCAGGCCGCCCAGGCGCAGGCGCCGTTCCTCGAAGCGGTGGAGTACGAGTCCCTCAAGCGCGAGGGACCCGAGGAGGATCTCGCCCAGCTGCGCCGGCTGGGGGCCGAGGGGTGGAAGGTGGCGGCCACCGTGGAGGTGGACGGCACTACCAAGCGCTACGTGCTCATGCGCACGCGGAGATGACGTGAGCGCCGGGGCCCCGAGGCTGCGGGCCTCCCGCGTGCTGGGGCTGTGCGCCGCGTTCCTGGGGCTGACGCTGGCCGCGTTCGCCCTGGCCTTGCGCTTTGGCGAGCAGCCCATCTCCCTGGCCGCGGCCCTCGGGGACGCGGAGTCCTCGGACGCGGTCATCTTCTGGTCGCTGCGCCTGCCCCGGGCGCTGCTGGGCGTCATCGTGGGGGCGGGGCTCGCCGCGTCCGGGGCCACGCTCCAGGGGCTGCTGCGCAACCCGCTCGCGGACCCTTTCGTGCTGGGCGTGTCGGGCGGGGCGGCCCTGGGGGCGACGCTGGCGCTCGCGCTGGGGCTGGCCACGGTGGGGCAGGTGGCGCCGGGGCTGGCCGGAGGGCTGGAACGGCTCTCCGGGCCCGCGCTGCTCGCCTTCCTCGGGGCCGGGGGCTCGGTCCTCTTCGTGCTCGCCGCCAGCCGGGGCCACGCCGCGCGGGCGCCCTACGCGGCCCTGCTCACGGGGGTGGTCTTCAACGCGTTCGCCGCCGCCGCCATCACGCTCGTCAAGACGCTGTCGGCGCCGGACCGGCTGGGGGAGATCCTCTACTGGCTCGCCGGATCGCTGGGCTACGAGCGGGGGGCCACCCTGGGGCTCGCCGCGCTCCTTCAAGGGGGGGCCCTGGCGGTGATGCTGGCGCTCTCGGGACAGCTCAACCTGATGACGCTGGGGGACGAGGACGCCCAGACGCTCGGGGTGCCCGTGGTGCGCACGCGCCGGCTGCTCCTGCTGGCCACGAGCGCCAGCGTGGCGGGGGCGGTGGCCCTGACGGGGCTCATCGGCTTCGTGGGGCTCATCGTCCCACACCTGCTGCGGCTGGCCTTCGGGCCGGACCAGCGCCTGCTGATTCCCCTGTCGGCGCTGGGCGGGGCGGCGTTCCTGGTGCTGGCGGACCTGCTGGCGCGGCTGGCCTTTGCCCTCTTCGGGGCCGAGCCGCCCGTGGGCGTCATCACCGCGCTGCTCGGGGGCCCGCTCTTCATCGCCCTGCTGTCCCGGAAGGGGAGGGGCGGTTCCCCGGTCTAAGAAGGAGGTAATGTGCGCAGACCGCGCAGAAGTCTCGTGCGTTGAAGCAGTCCTCGGGTTCCCAGAGGAGACGAAACGCCGTGTACGCCACCCTCCGACTGTTGCTGCTGAGCACCCTGCTGATGCCGGTTCTGGCCTCGGCGCAGGGGATGCTGCTGCCCACGCTGCCGAACGCACGGCCCCTGGCCATCAAGAGCCAGCGGGTGACGGTGGCCATCCAGGACGGCACGGCCGTCACCCGGGTGGAGCAGACGTTCCAGAACGACG
Above is a genomic segment from Stigmatella erecta containing:
- a CDS encoding MXAN_6577-like cysteine-rich protein is translated as MNVHEAMVRRTPRPWALVAVLAGVLAGCPDQGAECGEGLSLCGSECVDLTSEPQHCGACGVTCGRAGVCIASACQCGPGATLCGGQCVLTASDAAHCGGCGGACAAGQVCEAGQCQAACTGATSTRCGDGCVDLQVDPYYCGTCDTACGGAKSCRTGVCTYDVVAACFNTGQVVGLQAGTDLKGPNVAVGERPQTVTRMQDVLLVLDAAKRLREARLSDYGTLAEAPETGNAPNQVLVDEPFVYVINSTSNTLLVLRRRAEPLAQPQGGTRFPNGLGLTPVASVDFGANTNPYAMAKLGTDLWVTLYGNLGGDVSAGGRLARVSVENPLAPVLEPNPIVLPAEAFPGGTAESTPTGIAVHQGSLYIALNNLDPATYRPGGPGRLAKVNPRTRQVSPVALGDGCLNAGWLASLGDRLLVSCGGHAVYDSDFNLTAVEKTGLVLLDAQDTVVSTYTLACPPGATDCPLSSAGRFAVVGSRAYLGDNNAGRVFVIEAVGNQLIERRGPGSGAQPPILACPSHDFSLVGDVVALP
- a CDS encoding ABC transporter substrate-binding protein, translating into MRTPFIPLCLLAVLSLSGPVEAAAPSPAPRFLGPKREGPARRVVTLAPSLTEMVLAMGAGGTLVGVSRFDEDKAVAALPRVGGFVDPSVEAVVALKPDLILVQPGPGNQRPVERMAELGVPVLLLPLHSVGDTLAALRAVGQALGQPKEAEALISRFEATRARIRAAAKTLPPRRVLLVYGFEPLVVAGPGSFAHELLGDVGALNVAADAGSAYPVYSVERVVRARPEVVVDAAHVDVGKDKLQALPGLASARWVEMPSLALLQPGPSLGKGLEELFGLVHPGAAGR
- a CDS encoding FecCD family ABC transporter permease, whose amino-acid sequence is MSAGAPRLRASRVLGLCAAFLGLTLAAFALALRFGEQPISLAAALGDAESSDAVIFWSLRLPRALLGVIVGAGLAASGATLQGLLRNPLADPFVLGVSGGAALGATLALALGLATVGQVAPGLAGGLERLSGPALLAFLGAGGSVLFVLAASRGHAARAPYAALLTGVVFNAFAAAAITLVKTLSAPDRLGEILYWLAGSLGYERGATLGLAALLQGGALAVMLALSGQLNLMTLGDEDAQTLGVPVVRTRRLLLLATSASVAGAVALTGLIGFVGLIVPHLLRLAFGPDQRLLIPLSALGGAAFLVLADLLARLAFALFGAEPPVGVITALLGGPLFIALLSRKGRGGSPV